In the genome of Anaerolineales bacterium, the window GGCAAGGAGTGGCAGTGGGCCGCTACCTGGCATTGCACGGCGCGCGTGTGGTGATGAACGACCATAAATCGGATGACCAGCTCAAGCCTGTCAGGCAGTCATTGGATGAATCATTGGGCGACCAATCGTCCCAGGTTGAGTGGTCTTTCGGTGGCCATCCGCTTTCACTGCTGGATGGTGCAGATGTCGTGTGCGTCTCAGGTGGTGTACCACTGAGCTTGCCCCTGGTTGAAGAAGCCCAGAAACGAGGCATCCAGCTCACCAACGATTCGCAGATATTTCTGGAAGCCTGTCCATGCCGGACAATTGGGATCACCGGATCAGCTGGGAAAACCACCACCACCAGCTTGGTGGGAAAAATAGCCGAAGCGGCTGTATCTACCTCGGGCGGGAATACCCCATATCAAAAAATCTGGGTAGGCGGGAATATCGGCTCCCCCCTGCTTGGCGCAGTGGAAGAAATGCAGCCGAATGACCTGGTGGTTTTGGAGTTGTCCAGCTTTCAGTTGGAGCTAATGACCACGAGCGTGAATATCGCCTGCATCCTGAATATCACCCCCAATCATTTGGACCGGCATGCGACTATGGAGGCCTACACGGCTGCTAAAGCCCGCATCCTGGAGTACCAGGATGCCACCGACATGGCGGTCTTGGGCTATGACGACCCTGGTGCGTGGGCATTGTTGGGCCGGGTGCGGGGCACGAAGGTTTCGTTCGGAAGCCATAAGCCAATTACGATTGGCCAGGGTGCATTTATCGATGGTGACTGGGTGTGCCTATGGACTGGTCAGGTGGTTATCCGTGTGCTTCGCCAAGTCGAGATCCCGCTGCGGGGCTGGCACAACGTGGAGAATGTATTAGCAGCCCTGGCAGTGAGCCAGGCTGCGGGGTTGCCTGTAGAAGCTATGCGCGAAGCTGTTACCGCCTTTACAGGTGTGCCGCATCGCCTGGAATGGGTTGCCAGCTGGAAAGGAGCGGATTGGTATAACGATTCAATCGCTACTGCTCCCGAGCGTGTGATGGCAGCCATCCATTCATTTGAATCACCAGCTGATGTAAACCGCCCGATCGTGCTCCTGGCTGGTGGGCGTGACAAAAAACTACCCTGGTATGAGCTGGCAAAGCTGATTCACGACCGGGTGGATCACCTGATCGTGTTTGGTGAAGCAGCAGACATCATCTCAGCTGCGGTCGGCCCGGCAAGAAATGGATATAGGCCTTTTTCGATGGATAAGTGTACCGGTTTGCAACAAGCAGTGGATATTGCAGCCCAGGTGGTTGAGACAGATGATATCGTCCTGCTCTCACCTGGCGGCACGAGCTTTGATGAATTCCGCGATTTCGAGGAGCGCGGGGAGGCATTTAAACGATGGGTGCTCAATCTGTCATGCAAGTGAAGCCTGACGGCGGTTCTGTCGTGGCACGGGTGCATGGGAAAACACACCGCCCAGCCCACCTGGGCTTCGATGTGACATTTTTACTGGTAGTCATTGCCCTCATCCTCTTTGGTATGTTGATGGTTTACTCTGCCAGTGCAGATTATTCTTTCCAGGTATATGGTTCACCGGCTTATATTTTCATGCGCCAGCTCCGCTGGCTGGGGTTGGGAAGCCTGGTGATGATCTTCCTGGCGTTGATGGATTATCACTATTGGAAAAAACTGGCCCTGCCATTGATGGGTTTGGCTATATTTGCCCTGGTGGCTGTCTTAATCGTCCAGGATACACGCCTGGGTTCGGTGCGTAGTTTGTTCCGCGGCTCGATCCAACCCAGCGAGCTGGCGAAATTTGGCATTGTCATTTATTTATCGGTTTGGCTACATAACCGGCGAGACCTGCTTAAGAATATGTATCTGGCAACGATCCCTCTGGCAGTAATCATGGGTTTCGTGGGCGGTTTGATTGCCCTGCAGCCGGACCTGAGCGCAGTGATCACGATTGGCTTGCTAGGTACTTTGATGTTCTTCCTGGCGGGTGGCTCATTAAAACATTTCCTATTCATGATGGCGATTGGGGTCCTGGTGGGAGTATTCGTCATGAAGTCAGGTTTATTCCCGACCGGCCCTGACCGTATGAACAGTTTTATAGCGGGTTTGAAGGATCCCCTGCAGTACTCCGAGCACGTACGACGCTCATTGGAAGCCTTCATGCGTGGAGGTTGGCTCGGGGTGGGTATTGGTAAATCGCAAACCAAGCTCAACGGGCTACCGTTCCCCCATACTGACAGCGTTTTTGCGGTTGTCGGAGAAGAAACTGGCGTGCTGGGGGCGGCAATCCTGGTCATCCTTTATGTTGTTTTTATGTGGCGTGGGTGGTCGATCAGCCGGAAAGCCCCCGATGGCCTTGGCATGTTGTTAGCTGGTGGCTTGTCTTTCTGGATTGCCCTGGAAGCCCTGGTAAACATGCTGGTTATGGTCGGGCTGTTGCCTTTCGCTGGCAATGCCTTACCATTTGTGAGCTCAGGAGGCTCCAACTTGATCGTGGTGATGGCCTCCATCGGAATTATCCTGAATGTGTCCAGATTGTCTGACAAATCACGCAGAAATGAGGAGAAGGGATTCAATGCGGTTGTTAATCTGCGCAGGGGGGACCGGCGGCGGCGTGTATCCCGCCCTGTCAGTCCTCAAGCAGCTGATGAGCATGCAGCCTGAGCAATTGACAGGCGTTCCTGCAGCCAGCAGCCAGACTCACACCCAAGAGCTGCAAGTGCTATGGGTGGGAGGGGCTGGTGGTATGGAAGCTGACCTGGTTAAGCGCGAAGGCCTGCGGTTTGAAGCCATTCCAGCCGCGGGATTGCACGGTGTAGGACTGCGTGCCCTGCCAGGCAACCTGTGGCAGCTGAGTAAAGGTTTCTTTGCTTCCCGGCGAATCATGCGCAAGTTTCGACCGGAGGTCTTATTTTTTACGGGCGGTTATGTGGCTGTCCCCATGGCCTTGTCTGCCCGGTTATCAGGCGGATCAAAAAGCCTGCTCTACGTGCCCGATATCGAGCCAGGCCAAGCGATCAAGACAATCGCCCGATTCAGTGACTGCCTGGCACTGACCGTCGAGGAATCGGGTGACTTTTTCCCCAAACACCCCTGTAAGGAGGTCACCGGGTATCCATTGCGCCCAGACCTGGACCGCTGGACCGAGGCGGATGCCCGCAACTTTTTTGCCTTGCAGGAGCAGTTACCCGTATTGTTGGTTTTCGGTGGTAGCAAGGGAGCGCGTTCGATTAATCAGGCTGTGGCTGGGATTTTGCCGGACCTCTTAAAGGAGATGCAGATCATCCACATCACGGGTAGGCTGGATTGGCAGATGATGGAAGAGACACGCCTTGGGCTATCGACCGAACAGCTCAATCGTTACCGGCCGTACCCTTACCTGTATGAGGAAATCGGGGCTGCAATGCGGCTGGCGGACCTGGCTGTTACCCGCGGGGGAGCCTCAACCCTTGGCGAACTACCATTGTTTGGCCTGCCAGCTGTCCTGGTGCCGTATCCCTATGCCTGGCGCTACCAGCGGGTGAATGCCAGCTACCTGGTGAGGCACGGGGCCGCTGAAGTGATCGATGACGCGCAGCTAAAAGACCAGCTCCTGCAAAAGGTGCTTGAGCTGATGCGAGACCATGCCAAACGTGAGCAGATGTCTCAGGCGATGAAGTCGCTTGCCAGGCCGGAAGCTTCAGCCAGGATAGCGGCAATGCTCTTTGATCTGGGCCAGCCGTCAGCTCGGAAAGCCAATAACCATGATCGAGATCAGGCTACTTAGGAGCCACAGATGGTTTATTTGAACTTTATTTTCATCTGCTTCGTGATCTTGTTCGCAGTGATTGGCGCCATGCGCGGCTGGGCGAAGGAGATGATGGTGACTGCAAGTGCCATACTGGCGTTGTTCATCATCACCGTGCTGGAGACCTACGTCAAGGGCTTGACGCAAAGTTTTGCCGAGCCAGGCTCAACCGCACAATTTTGGATGCGTGTAGCCATAATTTCACTCCTGGCATTTTTTGGGTACCAGACCCCGAACTTGCCGAAAATCGGCGGAGACCGTTTCGCTCGTGAACGGTTCCAGGATTCGCTCCTGGGAGTCTTCCTGGGAGCTTTGAATGGCTATCTCATCATGGGTTCGATTTGGTACTTCCTGGCTCAGGCGAATTACCAGGCAATCCAATATATTATCCCGCCCGACGCGGGCACTCCCCAGGGACAGGCAGCCATCAAACTGCTTGCCTACATGGCTCCCGCCTGGCTAGGGGTACCGCTGATTTATTTCGCAATTGCCCTGGCTTTTATTTTTGTGATTGTGGTCTTCTTATGACTGAAAGAAAATCTGTGCATTTCATCGGGATTGGAGGAACGGGGTTGTCAGCGATCGCCCGGGTGCTGCTGGAAAGTGGCTACCTGGTCACTGGCTCTGACCGGGCAATGTCACCTATGGCGAAAAGTCTGCAGGCAGATGGCGTGCGCATCGAGATTGGCCACCGGGCTGAAAACCTGACTGGTGCCCAGATTGTGGTGCGCTCATCGGCAGTTCCCGATGACAATGTGGAAGTCATCGAAGCCCAAAAATTGGGCATCCCGGTGGTGAAACGCAGCGAGTTCCTGTCAGGCTTGATGGAAGGACGATTTGGGATCGCTGTCGCCGGGACGCATGGGAAGACCACTACAACCGCCATGATCGCATGGATGTTGACATACCTTGGGCAGGATCCAACCTTCATCGTGGGCGGTATCCTGACCAATACTGGGACGAATGCCCATGCCGGCAAAGGTCAGGTTTTCGTGATTGAAGCCGATGAATATGATCACATGTTCCTCGGCTTGAGGCCCAAATTGGCCGTGATCACCAATATTGAGCATGATCACCCGGATTGCTACCCCACTGAAGCCGATTTCTTTACCGCATTTGATCAGTTTGCTGGGCAGATTGGCCATGATGGCACACTATTGGTGTGTATGAATGATCGAGGGGCCAGCCGGTTAGGTGAGCTTGCCCGGCAACGCGGGCAAAGAGTCTTTTCATACCGCATGAGAGACACGAAAAACGGTGAGGTGAACCATCCGGCGGATTACATTGCTCAATCACCCGTCCTGAATCAGATGGGTGGTATGAGTTTTACTGTTATGTGCACACTGGATAATCAGCCATTTGAGATGGCCCAGCCAGTAAACCTGCGCCTGCCAGGCAAGCACAATGTTCAAAATGCACTGGCAGCCCTGGCTATTGCCCACCAGCTGCAGCTACCCCTTGACAATGCCAGTAAGGCATTGTCCGAATTCAAGGGCACCAGCCGCAGGTTTGATGTGCGAGGAAATATCGGAGGGATCGTGATCATCGACGATTATGCCCACCACCCGACGGAAATCAGGGCTACCATCGCTGCTGCCCGTGTTCGTTATCCCCATAAAAAAATGTGGGTGGTCTGGCAGCCACATACCTATTCACGTACACGGCTGCTGTTCAATGATTTCGTCAATGCATTTGAGCAAGCTGATCACGTGATTGTGACCGATATCTATGCCGCCCGTGAGAAGCAACCCGAGGATGGTTTTTCATCCCGACAGGTGGTGGCAGCCATGACCTACCCGGACGCCAGGCATATCTCA includes:
- a CDS encoding UDP-N-acetylglucosamine--N-acetylmuramyl-(pentapeptide) pyrophosphoryl-undecaprenol N-acetylglucosamine transferase; this translates as MRKFRPEVLFFTGGYVAVPMALSARLSGGSKSLLYVPDIEPGQAIKTIARFSDCLALTVEESGDFFPKHPCKEVTGYPLRPDLDRWTEADARNFFALQEQLPVLLVFGGSKGARSINQAVAGILPDLLKEMQIIHITGRLDWQMMEETRLGLSTEQLNRYRPYPYLYEEIGAAMRLADLAVTRGGASTLGELPLFGLPAVLVPYPYAWRYQRVNASYLVRHGAAEVIDDAQLKDQLLQKVLELMRDHAKREQMSQAMKSLARPEASARIAAMLFDLGQPSARKANNHDRDQAT
- the murC gene encoding UDP-N-acetylmuramate--L-alanine ligase → MTERKSVHFIGIGGTGLSAIARVLLESGYLVTGSDRAMSPMAKSLQADGVRIEIGHRAENLTGAQIVVRSSAVPDDNVEVIEAQKLGIPVVKRSEFLSGLMEGRFGIAVAGTHGKTTTTAMIAWMLTYLGQDPTFIVGGILTNTGTNAHAGKGQVFVIEADEYDHMFLGLRPKLAVITNIEHDHPDCYPTEADFFTAFDQFAGQIGHDGTLLVCMNDRGASRLGELARQRGQRVFSYRMRDTKNGEVNHPADYIAQSPVLNQMGGMSFTVMCTLDNQPFEMAQPVNLRLPGKHNVQNALAALAIAHQLQLPLDNASKALSEFKGTSRRFDVRGNIGGIVIIDDYAHHPTEIRATIAAARVRYPHKKMWVVWQPHTYSRTRLLFNDFVNAFEQADHVIVTDIYAAREKQPEDGFSSRQVVAAMTYPDARHISGFLPASEYLVNHLEAGDILLVLSAGDADQISVKVQELLKERSGKHE
- the murD gene encoding UDP-N-acetylmuramoyl-L-alanine--D-glutamate ligase, yielding MTGWLDKRVIVIGAARQGVAVGRYLALHGARVVMNDHKSDDQLKPVRQSLDESLGDQSSQVEWSFGGHPLSLLDGADVVCVSGGVPLSLPLVEEAQKRGIQLTNDSQIFLEACPCRTIGITGSAGKTTTTSLVGKIAEAAVSTSGGNTPYQKIWVGGNIGSPLLGAVEEMQPNDLVVLELSSFQLELMTTSVNIACILNITPNHLDRHATMEAYTAAKARILEYQDATDMAVLGYDDPGAWALLGRVRGTKVSFGSHKPITIGQGAFIDGDWVCLWTGQVVIRVLRQVEIPLRGWHNVENVLAALAVSQAAGLPVEAMREAVTAFTGVPHRLEWVASWKGADWYNDSIATAPERVMAAIHSFESPADVNRPIVLLAGGRDKKLPWYELAKLIHDRVDHLIVFGEAADIISAAVGPARNGYRPFSMDKCTGLQQAVDIAAQVVETDDIVLLSPGGTSFDEFRDFEERGEAFKRWVLNLSCK